The Flexivirga aerilata sequence TGGTTGAGCGGGTGGTGCAGGCAGCCTGGTTATCCATGCCGAACAGGCGACCCGGCAGTGATGCTAGTCACGTTCGACGGCCGATGTGAAGCATTTCGGAATACTGATTTCTCATTGCGGAATCCGAAGGTCCGCGCTGCGGCGATACGCTGCCGCAATGGTGACGTTGCAGATCGCGCAGGATCCGGAAGCCGACGAGTTGCTCTCGAACGAGCCGTTCGCGTTGCTGGTGGGGATGCTGCTGGACCAGCAGTTCCCGATGGAGCGCGCGTTCATGGGGCCGGCCAAGATCGTCGACCGCTTCGGCACGATCGACCCGGTCGCGATCGCCGGCGCCGACGAGGAGAGCTTCGTCGAGTTGTGCGTGCGCCCGCCCGCCATCCACCGCTACGGCGGGTCGATGGCACGCCGCATCCTCGCGCTCGCCGCGGTCGTGCGCGACGACTACGACGGTGACACCACCAAGATCTGGACAACGGCCGCCGACACCTCCGAGCTGCTGCGGCGCCTGAAGGGCCTGCCCGGCTTCGGCGACCAGAAGGCGCGCATCTTCGCGGCGCTGCTCGGCAAGCGGCTCGGCGTGCAACCCGCAGGCTGGCGGACCACCATCGGACCGTATGCCGAAGAAGGCTCCTATCGCTCGGTCGCCGATGTCGTGGACCCCGAATCCCTGCAGAAGGTAAGGGATTTCAAGAAAAAGGCGAAGGCGGCGGCCAAGGCGAAGGCATAGCAGCCGAAATTCGCTGGGCGGGTGCGGCGTCGCGCCATACGGTGATCGGTATGACGACACCCGCGTTCGACCTGGCCTCCCGCGTCGACCCGCCGCTGCAGGCGGACGAGGCACAGACCCTGCAGGCCTACCTCGATTACCACCGTGACACGTTCCGGGCCAAGACCGGTGGGTTGACCGCCGAGCAGCTGAACACCGCGCTCGCGCCGAGCGACATGACGCTCGGCGGGATGATGAAGCATCTCGCGCTCGTCGAAACCAGTTGGTTCGTGGAGCGTTTTGCCGGTGAACCCGCCCCTGAGCCCTGGGCGTCGGTCGACTGGGAGGCCGACGTCGACTGGGACTGGCACTCGGCAGCCGACGACACGCCGGAGCAGTTGTCCGCCCTCTACGAGGAGTCCGTGCGGCTGGCCGACGACGTGCTGCGGCCGGCATTGCGGGACGGTGGCCTCGACGCGTTGTCCGCGCAGCGCAGCCGTCGCGAGAGCGAGGAGTTCTCGCTGCGCTGGATCGTGGTGCACATGATCGAGGAGTATGCGCGCCACAACGGCCACGCCGACCTGATCCGGCAGTCGGTCGACGGGGCGACCGGCGAATGACGTTGAGCGGCACGATAATCCGTGAGGCGACCGACGCGGACTGGTCGCAGATCTGGCCGATCGTGCGCGATGTCGTCGCCGCGGGCGACACCTACGCCTACCCGGCGGACCTCGACTCCGAGAGCGCGGGTGGTCTCTGGCTGGAGCGGCCGCCGGGGCAGACCGTCGTCGCGGTCGACGACGACGGCACCGTCCTCGGAACGGCCAAGATGGGTCCCAACCGGCCCGGTCCGGGCGACCACGTCGGCACCGCGAGTTTCATGGTGGCGCAGGCCGGCCGCGAGCGTGGCGTCGGTCGGGCTCTGGGGGAGTACGTCGTGCAGTGGCACCGCGAAAATGGTTACCGCGCAATCCAGTTCAACGCCGTGGTCGAGAGCAACACCGCGGCCGTGCGGCTGTGGAAGTCACTCGGGTTCGAGGTCATCGGCACGGTGCCGGAGGCGTTCCGGCATCCGCGCGACGGCTACGTCGGGCTGCACGTGATGCACCTGCGGCTTGACGCGTAGCTCAGTCGATCGCCGCCAGCTGACCGCTCACCGGCACGCCGCTGCCGTCACGCTTGCCGTCGGCCGGCGGCAGCTCGACCGCGGCGCCGGTCGGGCTCGCGCCGCGCGCCGGCGCCGCACCCGCCCACGCAATGACCAACTCGTCCTCACCGCGCAGGAAACGGTGGCAGCGCACGCCTCCGGTGGCCCGGCCCTTGCTCGGATACTCCTCGAACGGAGTGACTTTCACCGTCTCGGGGCCCGAGCCCGGCAGCGCGCCGGACGCGCCCGCGCCGGTCACCACAACGCCAGGCAGACCGGTGTCGACCGCGCCGAACCAGATCGTCCGCGCATCCGCGCCCAGCTTGATGCCGGCCATGCCACCACCCGAACGGCCTTGCGGTCGCACGAGACTCGCGGCATAGCGGAGCAGCTGGGCCTGGCTGCTGATGAAGACGAGGTCCTCGTCGCCGGTCTGCAACTCGACCGCGCCGACCACGCTGTCGCCGTCGCGCAACGAGATCACCTCGAACGAATCCTTCGACGGATAGTCGGGATTGACGCGCTTGACGATGCCCTGGGCGGTGCCGAGGGCCAGGCCCTTGGAGTCGGGGGACAGGGTCGCGAGTGCGAGCGGCTGCTCACCGCTCGGCAGGTCGACGTATGCCGCGAGCGGCGCACCGCCGGCGAGCACGGGCGCGTCGTTGGTCGGCGGCAGCGTCGGCAGGTCGAGCGCGCTGAGCCGCACCATCCGGCCCGCGGAGGTGACCACCGCGAACTCGCCGCGTGCGGTGGTGAGCACCTTGGACACGACCAGGTCGTGCTTGCGCCGGCCGCCCTCGGTGGCGATCGACGAGGCGTCGGTCGTGCGGGCGAGCAGGCCGGTCGAGGACAGCAGCACCCAGCACGGGTCGTCACTGACCTCCAGAGGAGTCGCGGTCGCGGTCTTGGCGGTGGCCCCCGGGCCCTCGAGCAGGACCGTTCGGCGCGGGGTGCCGAGCGCCTTGGCGATGTCGGCGAGCTCGCTGGAAACCGTTTTGCGCAAAAGCTTTTCGTCGTCCAGGATCGCCTGGAGCTGCTCGATCTGCTCGCGCAGCTCCTGCTGCTCCTTCTCGAGCTCGATGCGCGAGAACTTCGTGAGGCGGCGCAGACGCAGCTCGAGGATGTAGTCGGCCTGCACCTCGTCCAGGTCGAAGACCTGCATCAGCCGGCCGCGCGCGGTCTCGGCATCGTCCGAGGTGCGGATGACCTGGATGACCTCGTCGATGTCGAGGATCGCGATCAGCAGACCGTCGACCAGGTGCAGGCGGTCCTTGGCCTTGTCCAGCCGGAACTGCGTGCGCCGTCGTACGACGTCGATGCGGAAGTCGACATAGACGCTGAGCAGTTCCTTCAGGCCCAGCGTGCGCGGCTGACCCTCGACGAGTGCCACGTTGTTGATGCCGAACGACTCCTCCATCGGCGTGTGCTTGTAGAGCGCCTCCAGCACCGCCTCGGGGTTGAAGCCGTTCTTGACATCGATGACCAGCCGCATGCCGTTCATGTCCGACAGGTCGTTGACGTCGGCGATGCCCTGCAGCTTCTTGGCCTGGACGAGGTCCTTCATCCGCTCGATGACCTTCTCGGCGCCCACCATGTAGGGCAGCTCGGTCACGACGATGGATTTCCTGCGGGGAGTGAGGTTTTCGATGCTCGCGGTCGCGCGCGTGCGGAAGCTGCCGCGACCAGTGAGGTAGGCGTCCCGGATGCCGTCGAGCCCGACGATCTGGCCGCCGCACGGCAGGTCAGGGCCGGGGACGAACTTCATCAGGTCGTCGAGCGAGCAGTCGGGGTGGGTGATCAGGTGGCGGGCGGCCGCGATCACCTCGCCGAGGTTGTGCGGCGCCATGTTGG is a genomic window containing:
- a CDS encoding HhH-GPD-type base excision DNA repair protein translates to MVTLQIAQDPEADELLSNEPFALLVGMLLDQQFPMERAFMGPAKIVDRFGTIDPVAIAGADEESFVELCVRPPAIHRYGGSMARRILALAAVVRDDYDGDTTKIWTTAADTSELLRRLKGLPGFGDQKARIFAALLGKRLGVQPAGWRTTIGPYAEEGSYRSVADVVDPESLQKVRDFKKKAKAAAKAKA
- a CDS encoding DinB family protein, with the protein product MTTPAFDLASRVDPPLQADEAQTLQAYLDYHRDTFRAKTGGLTAEQLNTALAPSDMTLGGMMKHLALVETSWFVERFAGEPAPEPWASVDWEADVDWDWHSAADDTPEQLSALYEESVRLADDVLRPALRDGGLDALSAQRSRRESEEFSLRWIVVHMIEEYARHNGHADLIRQSVDGATGE
- a CDS encoding GNAT family N-acetyltransferase translates to MSGTIIREATDADWSQIWPIVRDVVAAGDTYAYPADLDSESAGGLWLERPPGQTVVAVDDDGTVLGTAKMGPNRPGPGDHVGTASFMVAQAGRERGVGRALGEYVVQWHRENGYRAIQFNAVVESNTAAVRLWKSLGFEVIGTVPEAFRHPRDGYVGLHVMHLRLDA
- a CDS encoding DNA gyrase/topoisomerase IV subunit A yields the protein MARKRRDEADYPDDSAQNIVDIEVEQEMEAAYLEYAYSVIYSRAIPDARDGLKPVQRRILYAMDELRLYPDRNHVKSSRVIGEVMGKYHPHGDQAIYDALVRMAQDFTMRLPLVDGHGNFGSLDNGPAASRYTEARLAPAALSMTRSLDENTVDYVPNYDDSELQPDVLPAAFPNLLVNGASGIAVGMATNMAPHNLGEVIAAARHLITHPDCSLDDLMKFVPGPDLPCGGQIVGLDGIRDAYLTGRGSFRTRATASIENLTPRRKSIVVTELPYMVGAEKVIERMKDLVQAKKLQGIADVNDLSDMNGMRLVIDVKNGFNPEAVLEALYKHTPMEESFGINNVALVEGQPRTLGLKELLSVYVDFRIDVVRRRTQFRLDKAKDRLHLVDGLLIAILDIDEVIQVIRTSDDAETARGRLMQVFDLDEVQADYILELRLRRLTKFSRIELEKEQQELREQIEQLQAILDDEKLLRKTVSSELADIAKALGTPRRTVLLEGPGATAKTATATPLEVSDDPCWVLLSSTGLLARTTDASSIATEGGRRKHDLVVSKVLTTARGEFAVVTSAGRMVRLSALDLPTLPPTNDAPVLAGGAPLAAYVDLPSGEQPLALATLSPDSKGLALGTAQGIVKRVNPDYPSKDSFEVISLRDGDSVVGAVELQTGDEDLVFISSQAQLLRYAASLVRPQGRSGGGMAGIKLGADARTIWFGAVDTGLPGVVVTGAGASGALPGSGPETVKVTPFEEYPSKGRATGGVRCHRFLRGEDELVIAWAGAAPARGASPTGAAVELPPADGKRDGSGVPVSGQLAAID